Genomic segment of Nostoc sp. TCL240-02:
GGTGATGGTGTTGAAGCAAGTTTTGCAAAGGCTAACACCGGATTTATCTTTAGTTAAACGTTAAATTAAATGTGACATAATCGCATACCTGTGGGAATACTAGCCGTATAAACTAGCTAAACACGGGTGCTTTTTACCTGCTTGATACGAACATCTGCATTTACCTGATCAAGTAAAAACCCCAAAAAGTACTGGATAAATTTCAAACCCTTAGCATTTCTGATGTTGGTATCTCCTCTATCACCATTGCCGAACTAGAATATGGAGTTGCCAAAAGTCAACAGCAAGAGAAAAATCACATCGCCCTGATGCAATTTCTGCTACCTCTAGAAATTGTCGAATTCAATCAAGCATCTGCAACGATTTACGGCAGCATCAGAAGTGATCTCGAAAGTAGAGGACTTATTATTGGTGCAATGGATATGCTCATTGCTTCTCATGCGCTGAGTTTAGGAGTTACCCTTGTCACCAATAATGTGCGAGAATTTTCTCGTATTTCTACGCTCCTATTAGAAAACTGGGTTGAGTAGTTGTGAATAGGCGAGGTATTCGGTATTGTTAAATGAGTTTTTCCCAAAAGCTAATATTTTGAGCCATAAAGGAGTTCAAGCACGACTTATTTTTATGACTTTTGAGGCTTTTCTTGAATGAATAAATTCATTATTGGGATTGGGATGTTCATTGGCTCTACGATTGGCAGCTACATCCCAGTCTTGTGGGGTGGAAGTTTGCTATCCTTTGCCTCGATCCTCTTTAGCGTTATTGGTGGTATTGCAGGGATTTTGCTTGCGTATCGCGTATCAAAATATCTCGGTTTTATCTGATCGGCGCTCTATCTCACTGTCGCTAAAAGTTTTAAATAAGTCTTTTTCTAACAGGTAGAATTTTGAGTGTGTCTTTTATGCGATCGCACTCTAAATTTGGAATGTAAAACAGCTTTGTGTTTACTCCCTCAATCATAGCCAATACTGGAACAATGGAAGTAACGCTAAAGCGACATAAAAAACTATGAGTGAACTTCCTAATACCCTTGAAGATGCGATCGCCCAATCTCGTGCAGCCGTCCAAGCTGCTCTTGCAGATGGTTGTACTCGCATACAAGTTGAGTTCCTGTTTCCAGAACTCAAGTTTATGCCAGTGGCGGAACAATTTCTGCCACTGTTTACAGAATACGATTCCCGTTTGAAGATTTTCTTTGCTGACGCGGGGGCTGCGGCCTTAGCGCGTCGCAATTGGACAGATGCACCATTTCAAATTTTGGATATTGGTACGGGAAGGACTGCTTCCTTGCAAACCAAAATTCAGCCAGAGGATGAGATTTTCTTATTCATTGCCCCCACTTCCGTAGAAGTACCGCAGGTGGAAAAGCTATGTCAAGAAATAGGCGATCGCCCTGTAGTCTTTTTAAATCCCCGTTTAGAAGATTCTGGAACTGTGGGCATTGGTTATGCAGCAAGGCAAACTCGCCTGCGTTTCACTAATACCATTGAATCCTGTTATTACCTGCGCCCCATCGACGAGCAAAGCGCTCTATCTCGCTGCTATCCAGGACAGTGGGAAGTTTGGCTGGAAACCGACGGCGAATATCAAAGAATTGCTGAATTACCCACAAAACCATCGGGTGATGATTTGGATCAGATCCTTTTAAAAGGACAATCACAAACAACAACGGACGCTGCACCTGCGAGAAAGCCCAATATATTTAAGAGTTTGCAACGGTTCTTAAAGGCGTTGAGTAGTTAGGAAAAAGCAGAGGTAGCAGGAGGAAACTCGCTCATCTGCTGCCTCATTTTGAGTTTTTTATTTCTAAAACAGAAACTTGATGCTGAAAACCCTATACATTGTGCGACATTGCCAAGCAGTTGGACAAGAACCTAACGCACCTCTGACATCAGAGGGACACTTCCAAGCGATCGCTCTTGCTGATTTGTTATTTAGCTTTGGGATCGAGCGGGTTATCTCCAGTCCATTTATGAGAGCATATCAATCAATTGCTCCACTCGCTGAACGTCTGGGTATTTCAATCGAAATTGATAATCGACTTACCGAGCGCGTGCTGTGTCCAACACCGCTTGATGATTGGCGTGAGCGATTGGCTGAGTCATTTACCAATCTTGATTTATATTTGGATGGTGGTGAGTCTAGTCGTAGTGCTATGGCGCGTGGGATAGCTGTAATTGATGAAGTATTACAGCAAAAAACCAGCATAACTGCGATTGTGACACATGGCAATTTAATGGCGATGATTCTGAAGCATTTTGACGATCGCATCGGTTATGCTGAATGGGAAAAATTGAGCAATCCAGATGTCTATCGCGTACAGTTTCTCAATGATGCAACACACGTAGAGCGAATGACATTTTTCTAGGTAGTTTAGCAATAAGCCTTTAACTCACAGCATAATCTGTATAGTGATATCTATTTTTATCCACCTAATTAAATTTGCATTTGTAACTATAAAACTTAAGCAAGTGTATTAACTTGATCGTGGATTGATATAAACTTTCAAAAACTATCTTTTTATATTTTGAGTGTAGTCTTTTAGCAGTAAATTCTAAGTTTTTAAATTAAAAAAGATCATTTGTCGATAAAATAAACTACAAATATCATCAGGAATATATATGCGTTTTTCTCAATTTGCAGGGATTCTTGGTTGTACAACAGCAGCTTTTATGTCAATTGCACCAATGCAGGTAGAAGCTGCAACTTTTAAAGTGATATCAGGAGTCACCAGCATCGATCGCGATCACGAAGATATACTTAAAAGTATCGGGCTAACCTTGACAGGCAGCAATAATACAGTTGCACCAATTCCCAGCAATTATTTAGTCGGCTTTGACATCGACTCAGCCACCAACTTTACGTTTAGCGACGAGGGCGGCTTTACTCCGCTTTCAGGAACAATCGAACATACTGGTACTGTTACCTTCAATAATCAAATTACTGTTGGTGACTTTTCAATTGGTTTTGTTCCAGGACGTACCGTTCAAGATGCTAGCGGATTTGTTTTAAGAGACACATTTTCTTTAGATACGATTTTGTTTGATTTGAGTATTCCAGAACCTGCGGTATTT
This window contains:
- a CDS encoding DUF1995 family protein; translation: MSELPNTLEDAIAQSRAAVQAALADGCTRIQVEFLFPELKFMPVAEQFLPLFTEYDSRLKIFFADAGAAALARRNWTDAPFQILDIGTGRTASLQTKIQPEDEIFLFIAPTSVEVPQVEKLCQEIGDRPVVFLNPRLEDSGTVGIGYAARQTRLRFTNTIESCYYLRPIDEQSALSRCYPGQWEVWLETDGEYQRIAELPTKPSGDDLDQILLKGQSQTTTDAAPARKPNIFKSLQRFLKALSS
- a CDS encoding histidine phosphatase family protein, producing MLKTLYIVRHCQAVGQEPNAPLTSEGHFQAIALADLLFSFGIERVISSPFMRAYQSIAPLAERLGISIEIDNRLTERVLCPTPLDDWRERLAESFTNLDLYLDGGESSRSAMARGIAVIDEVLQQKTSITAIVTHGNLMAMILKHFDDRIGYAEWEKLSNPDVYRVQFLNDATHVERMTFF